The stretch of DNA GGCCGGTGTCGGACTACAAGATCTACGTTACCGAGCAACTGGATGAGCTGGGCAGCCACACCAACCAATTCACCGACGCCGTGAAAAAAGGTGATCTGGCCACCGCGCAAAAGCTCTACGCACCGACCCGCGTCTACTACGAGTCGATCGAGCCGATTGCCGAGCTGTTCAGTGACCTCGATGCGTCCATCGATTCGCGCGTCGACGATCACGAAAAAGGCGTGAAGGCCGAAGACTTCACCGGCTTCCACCGCATCGAATACTCGCTGTTCTCGGAGAAGAGCACCGAAGGCCTCGGCGCCCTGGCGGACAAGCTGGACAGTGACGTCAAAGACCTGCAGACCCGCGTTGCCGGCCTGACCTTCCCGCCGGAGAAAGTCGTCGGTGGTGCGGCCGCGTTGCTGGAAGAAGTCGCCGCGACCAAGATCTCCGGTGAGGAAGACCGCTACAGCCACACCGACCTGTACGACTTCCAGGGCAACATCGACGGGGCGAAGAAAATCGTCGACCTGTTCCGGCCGCAGATCGAGAAGCAGGACAAGGCGTTCGTCGCCAAAGTGGACAAGAACTTCGCCACCGTGGACAAGATCCTCGCCAAGTACAAGACCAGGGACGGTGGTTTCGAGACGTATGACAAAGTCAAAGAGAATGATCGCAAGGCGCTGGTTGGCCCGGTCAATACCTTGGCCGAAGACCTGTCCACATTGCGTGGCAAGCTGGGTCTGAACTGATTGATGTAGAGACTTTCAGGACCTCATCGCGAGCAGGCTCACTCCTACAGTTGGAATGCATTCCCCTGTAGGAGTGAGCCTGCTCGCGATAGCGTTTTTAGCCGTCCTGAATGACTTGAGGTTTACAGGATTCGGTAAAGCAACCGCTCGATCCGCACCCGACTCACCCGCTTCAAAAACTTCGCCACTCCCGCCGGGTACTCCGGCAAGGTCTCCAGGCTCTGGAAGCTGGCAATCCGCGTGGTATTGCGGAAAATCGCTTCCTGCTCCTTCGCCCGTGGCTGCAGCCACTCGCCTTGCGGGTCGTCGATCAGCAGCGCGTTTTCCAGATCCAGGCGGAACGCCCGCGGATTGAGGTTGTTGCCGGTCAGCAGCGTATAACGCTGGTCGACCCACATGCCCTTGAGGTGATAACTGTTGTCGCCGTCACGCCACAAGTGCAGGTTCAACTGGCCATTGTCGATGTTGCGCTGATGACGCTTGGCGAAGCGGCGCAGGCTGATTTCGTACAGGTAAGGCAACGCCGCGATCACCTTGAACGGCTCGCTCGGCGGAATGTAGAAATCGTTTGCGGTCTTGTCGCCGACCACGATGTCGATCTTCACGCCACGGGCCAGCGCGCGGTTGACCTCACGGATGATCGGCAGCGGCAGGTTGAAGTACGGCGTGCAGATGGTCAGCTGCTTTTGCGCACTGGCGATCAGCTCGACAATCACCCGGTTCAACGGGTTGTTCTTGCCCACGCCCAGCAGCGGACTCACCGACAGGCCGGTATGCGCCGTGCTGCCGGCACTGGTGTCGTAGGTCGCATATTTGAGGCGGCTGCGCAGGTCACCGATGTCGTTGCGCAAGCTGCGGGTGGTCGGCAAGTTCGGCAGGTCAAGGCGATGCACGGCCTTGGATTCAATCAGGCCGTGCTTGATCAGGTGGTGCATCGAGTCCGCCAGTTCGCGGCTGAGCAGCACGTGATAGCGGTCGAAACGGTACTTGTCGAACTTGTGCAGGTACACGTTGTTCAGGCTCGCACCGCTGTAGACCACGCAATCGTCGATCACGAAACCTTTCAAGTGCAGGACGCCGAACAGCTCGCGGGTCTGCACCGGCACGCCGTAGACCGGCACTTCACTCTGGTGAGTGCGGGTCATCTCCTGGTACCACGCCGCGTTGCCCGGCTGCTTGCCGGCACCGATCAGCCCGCGCTGGGCGCGCAGCCAGTCGACCACCACGACAATTTCCAGCGTCGGGCGCTTGAGCTTGGCGGCGTGCAAGGCATCGAGGATTTCCTGACCGGCCTCGTCGTGCTGCAGGTACAGCGCAACAATGTAGATGCGCTGGGTCGCCTCGGCGATTTTCTCCAGCAGGCAACGACGGAACTCGGCAGCGCCAGGCAGAATGGTCACGGCCTCGGCAGTCAGCGGAAAGCTGCGCAGTTTGGGCAGCAAAGAGCGTTTGAAAAGCAACGGCATAGGGCTCGCAATGGGTCGAATCCGAAGAACCCGAGAGCTTACACCATCGCTCGGTTCGGGTCTTGTAACTGTCTGTGATGACGCCTTCGCGAGCAGGCTCACTCCGACAGTTGAAAGGCGATCCCCTGTGGGAGCGAGCTTGCTCGCGAAAGCGGTACGGCAAACACAAAAAATACCAACTTGACCAAGGAGAACGATCGTTCTACTGTTCGCCACATGAACGAATCAACCCGCAACGAAACCCGCGACATCATTCTGGATGTCACCGAAAAGTTGATCTACAAAAGTGGCATCGCGGCCACCGGCATGGATCTACTGGTAAAGACCGCCGGCGTCTCCAGAAAAAGCATCTACCGCTACTTCGCCAACAAGGAGGAACTG from Pseudomonas sp. P8_229 encodes:
- the efeO gene encoding iron uptake system protein EfeO — protein: MKKSPLALLLTLGLLNTPLSAFAATAPLDLVGPVSDYKIYVTEQLDELGSHTNQFTDAVKKGDLATAQKLYAPTRVYYESIEPIAELFSDLDASIDSRVDDHEKGVKAEDFTGFHRIEYSLFSEKSTEGLGALADKLDSDVKDLQTRVAGLTFPPEKVVGGAAALLEEVAATKISGEEDRYSHTDLYDFQGNIDGAKKIVDLFRPQIEKQDKAFVAKVDKNFATVDKILAKYKTRDGGFETYDKVKENDRKALVGPVNTLAEDLSTLRGKLGLN
- the pssA gene encoding CDP-diacylglycerol--serine O-phosphatidyltransferase is translated as MPLLFKRSLLPKLRSFPLTAEAVTILPGAAEFRRCLLEKIAEATQRIYIVALYLQHDEAGQEILDALHAAKLKRPTLEIVVVVDWLRAQRGLIGAGKQPGNAAWYQEMTRTHQSEVPVYGVPVQTRELFGVLHLKGFVIDDCVVYSGASLNNVYLHKFDKYRFDRYHVLLSRELADSMHHLIKHGLIESKAVHRLDLPNLPTTRSLRNDIGDLRSRLKYATYDTSAGSTAHTGLSVSPLLGVGKNNPLNRVIVELIASAQKQLTICTPYFNLPLPIIREVNRALARGVKIDIVVGDKTANDFYIPPSEPFKVIAALPYLYEISLRRFAKRHQRNIDNGQLNLHLWRDGDNSYHLKGMWVDQRYTLLTGNNLNPRAFRLDLENALLIDDPQGEWLQPRAKEQEAIFRNTTRIASFQSLETLPEYPAGVAKFLKRVSRVRIERLLYRIL